From Penicillium psychrofluorescens genome assembly, chromosome: 1, one genomic window encodes:
- a CDS encoding uncharacterized protein (ID:PFLUO_000856-T1.cds;~source:funannotate), which yields MSRAPLLRSSPAPGSSSYGTVRIPHDPDDDGHDDPGPSAARILAKKRSHSPRRRRNSDWHARAHHRRPSSVTSDVGLGTDSKCSFATGLAVPGNTALQETPASSPYMTSDDDDRSTDDDPPDNSPYAQVRASVSATDDITLSINTPRMWILALIFSFTGSAANLFFSLRYPSVAITPIIALVLVHPLGKFWDVLLKRTDDPVEVFENGTLHHRESLAADFGVPKITWTSRFRLWFAQGRWNEKEHACVYISSNVSFGFAFATDVIVEQHKFYKQEVPISYQLLLTISTQVLGYAFAGLTRRFLVRPSAMIWPGTLMSTAMFSTMHKSVNKRANGWRISRYRFFILVWAGAFLWYFVPGLLMPALSYFNIITWLAPKNVVLSNLFGVASGLGMFPLTFDWAQIAYIGSPLLTPWWAAANIVTGLVVVIWFLSPILYYKNVLFSAYMPILSTAVFDNTGRPYNVSRILTKDFLFDWKAYEKYSPVYLPITYVLSYAVQFAGLTSLVTHTICWYGKDIWNQTRKAFNERRDLPILETHQPLSGNRGPATSRQSCDLSRNSSHDCSRRSFGTEDVHCRLMRRYKDAPLAWYLIVLISMLAIAIFTVEHYPVHLPWYGLLLALGVTAAFYIPIGIIMAITNQHSSLYLICQLLCGIVFPGRPVANMIFVTYSYISSAQGIKFSADLKLGHYMKIPPRILFGVQMAATLLSSLTQIGVLNWMFTYIPGLCTPEAINGFNCPIARVHFNGSILWGVVGPQRFFGPGGLYRPLVWAFLVGAAAPLSAWLLGRRSKKSFWRKVNFPILFGSLSWIPPATGLKFSIWALVCFVFNYVIRQKKTAWWEKYAMTLSAALDSGLAFAVVVVFFAFVYPGWAEGLQWWGTEIYKQGCDWIACPYQPLMPGQKFGPSP from the exons ATGTCGCGCGCCCCTCTGTTGCGCTCTTCGCCAGCCCCGGGCTCCTCGTCCTACGGTACTGTGCGCATTCCCCACGACCCCGATGACGACGGCCACGATGACCCCGGCCCCTCCGCCGCGAGGATCCTTGCCAAGAAAAGATCGCATTCgccccgccgccgacggAACAGCGACTGGCATGCCCGAGCGCACCACCGACGACCCTCGTCGGTCACATCGGACGTGGGCCTGGGCACCGACTCCAAGTGTTCGTTCGCAACCGGGCTGGCAGTGCCGGGCAATACTGCCCTGCAAGAGAccccggcctcgtcgccctACATGACcagtgacgatgatgacagGTCGACGGATGATGATCCTCCAGACAATTCCCC TTATGCCCAAGTGCGTGCTTCGGTCTCGGCGACGGATGATATTACCCTTTCAATCAACA CACCTCGCATGTGGATCCTCGCGTTGATCTTCTCATTTACGGGCTCGGCGGCCaacttgttcttctcccTACGCTATCCGAGCGTCGCAATCACACCGATTATTGCTTTGGTCCTGGTCCACCCACTGGGCAAGTTCTGGGATGTGCTTCTCAAGCGGACCGATGACCCCGTCGAGGTCTTTGAGAATGGCACTCTCCACCATCGGGAATCGCTTGCGGCTGACTTCGGCGTCCCTAAGATCACCTGGACCTCTCGTTTTAGACTCTGGTTCGCCCAAGGTCGCTGGAACGAAAAAGAGCATGCCTGTGTCTATATCAGCAGCAACGTCTCCTTCGGATTTGCTTTTGCAACGGAT GTCATTGTTGAACAGCACAAATTCTACAAGCAAGAGGTCCCGATTTCATACCAACTTTTGCTCACAATTTCGACCCAAGTTCTCGGATATGCCTTTGCGGGCCTCACTCGGCGGTTTCTGGTACGACCATCGGCCATGATCTGGCCGGGGACTCTCATGTCCACCGCCATGTTCTCCACGATGCACAAGTCCGTCAACAAGAGAGCCAATGGATGGCGAATTTCTCGATACCGGTTTTTCATCCTGGTATGGGCAGGTGCCTTCCTCTGGTACTTCGTCCCGGGGTTGCTGATGCCGGCCCTGAGTTACTTCAATATCATCACTTGGCTAGCTCCGAAGAACGTCGTGCTGTCGAATCTG TTTGGCGTGGCCTCGGGTCTCGGCATGTTCCCTTTGACCTTTGACTGGGCACAGATTGCGTACATAGGTTCTCCTTTGCTGACACCGTGGTGGGCCGCCGCCAATATTGTGACGGGATTGGTCGTGGTCATTTGGTTTCTCTCTCCGATACTAT ATTATAAAAATGTTCTCTTTTCCGCGTATATGCCGATCCTCTCAACGGCGGTTTTTGACAACACCGGGCGGCCATACAATGTGAGCCGCATTTTGACCAAAGATTTCTTGTTCGACTGGAAAGCATATGAAAAATACTCCCCGGTCTACCTTCCGATCACTTATGTTCTCTCCTACGCTGTCCAATTTGCAGGGTTAACATCGTTGGTGACACATACAATTTGCTGGTATGGAAAAGACATTTGGAACCAAACCAGAAAGGCCTTTAACGAACGACGAGATCTACCGATCTTGGAAACGCACCAGCCGTTGAGTGGAAACCGTGGACCTGCTACTAGTCGACAAAGCTGTGATCTTTCCCGCAATAGTTCTCACGACTGTTCTCGGAGGAGCTTCGGCACGGAGGATGTTCATTGCCGCCTGATGCGCCGTTACAAGGATGCTCCGTTGGCATGGTACCTCATTGTGCTCATCTCCATGCTGGCAATTGCTATTTTCACCGTCGAACA CTACCCGGTGCATCTGCCCTGGTACGGATTGCTTTTGGCTTTGGGCGTCACGGCTGCGTTCTATATTCCGATTGggatcatcatggccatcaCCAACCAGCACAGTAGTCTCTATTTGATCTGTCAACTTCTCTGTGGGATTGTTTTTCCCGGACGACCGGTGGCGAACATGATTTTTGTGACGTACTCCTATATCAGTTCCGCTCAAGGGATCAAATTCTCTGCAGACTTGAAGCTCGGCCACTACATGAAGATCCCTCCTCGCATTCTTTTTGGTGTGCAGATGGCAGCGACGCTGTTATCCAGCCTGACCCAGATTGGAGTTTTGAACTGGATGTTTACCTACATCCCGGGACTGTGCACTCCGGAGGCGATCAATGGCTTTAACTGCCCCATTGCTCGTGTCCACTTCAACGGAAGCATTCTCTGGGGCGTTGTCGGACCGCAGCGTTTCTTTGGGCCCGGAGGGTTATATAGACCTCTCGTGTGGGCGTTTCTGGTCGGTGCAGCAGCTCCTCTCAGTGCATGGCTGCTCGGGCGTCGGAGCAAAAAGAGCTTCTGGCGCAAAGTCAACTTCCCCATCTTGTTTGGTAGCCTCAGTTGGATCCCTCCGGCCACCGGGCTGAAATTTTCCATCTGGGCACTTGTGTGCTTCGTATTCAACTATGTCATTCGGCAGAAAAAGACTGCCTGGTGGGAAAAGTACGCGATGACGCTGTCAGCAGCCCTTGATTCCGGGCTAGCATTTGCCGTGGTGGTTGTTTTCTTTGCCTTCGTCTATCCCGGTTGGGCCGAAGGCCTCCAATGGTGGGGTACTGAGATCTACAAACAG GGCTGTGACTGGATTGCCTGTCCGTACCAACCACTGATGCCGGGCCAAAAATTCGGTCCTTCACCTTGA
- a CDS encoding uncharacterized protein (ID:PFLUO_000852-T1.cds;~source:funannotate), producing MADVVDPALRSGEDWIAREDILGILPTGDLAYRVLFFDSDHTRLKTVDIPTLPSELSSLLVTDLPAHLQHDLLQVVISTRSGTGTAAAVFSDLVQPFLASLGRDYEVYETETENTIPELARTKFLERACQGIAQTIVLLTGDGGLVDLVDVFYKSDRTVSVPPTIALIPCGTGNAMASSIGFRSGPMSGLPALLRGQPSSLPVFAAQFSPGSRLVIDEGRDRARIDDSHLYGAVVASWGFHAALVADSDTAEYRAFGAQRFQMAAQELLYPSDGSVPHAFRGRITLTTPKGGQEALPDPEHMYVLATLVPRLEKEFLISPDSEALSGQMKLIRFGPLSADQAMSLMTRAYQGGQHVQDDTVTYAEVEGLRIDFQEDEERWRRVCIDGKIVAVEQNGWMAVRKESRGMLEVLRVL from the coding sequence ATGGCGGACGTCGTAGACCCGGCGCTTCGATCTGGCGAAGACTGGATTGCGCGGGAAGATATTCTGGGAATCCTGCCCACCGGAGACCTGGCCTATCGGGTGCTGTTCTTCGACAGCGACCATACTCGCTTGAAGACGGTGGACATCCCGACCCTACCCTCGGAGCTGTCGTCCTTGCTGGTCACCGATCTTCCCGCTCACCTGCAGCACGATCTGCTCCAGGTCGTTATCTCCACGCGGTCTGGGACGGGGACAGCGGCCGCCGTGTTCTCAGATCTAGTCCAACCTTTTCTCGCCTCGCTGGGGCGAGACTACGAAGTCTACGAGACTGAGACCGAGAACACGATTCCGGAGCTGGCTCGGACGAAATTCCTCGAGCGGGCCTGCCAGGGGATCGCGCAAACGATCGTCCTGCTCACCGGGGATGGCGGCCTGGTAGACCTGGTCGACGTCTTCTACAAGTCCGACCGCACGGTGTCGGTGCCGCCCACCATCGCCCTGATCCCCTGTGGGACGGGCAATGCCATGGCCAGCTCCATTGGGTTCCGATCTGGACCGATGTCCGGTCTCCCGGCCTTGCTCCGGGGCCAGccatcctccctccccgtCTTTGCCGCCCAGTTCTCCCCCGGCAGTCGGCTAGTGATTGACGAGGGCCGTGACCGGGCTCGCATTGACGACTCCCATCTCTACGGAGCGGTCGTTGCCAGCTGGGGGTTCCATGCGGCGCTGGTCGCCGACAGTGACACGGCCGAGTACCGGGCCTTCGGGGCACAGCGATTCCAGATGGCAGCCCAAGAACTTCTATACCCGTCCGACGGCTCCGTACCTCATGCGTTTCGCGGCCGCATCACGCTGACCACGCCGAAAGGCGGGCAGGAGGCGCTACCGGACCCGGAGCACATGTATGTGCTGGCGACGCTGGTTCCGCGACTGGAGAAGGAGTTCCTGATCtcgccggactcggaggcCTTGAGCGGGCAGATGAAGCTGATCCGGTTCGGGCCCCTGAGCGCAGACCAGGCCATGAGCCTCATGACGCGGGCGTACCAGGGTGGACAGCACGTTCAGGACGACACGGTGACCTATGCCGAGGTGGAAGGGTTGCGCATTGATTTTcaagaggacgaggagcgaTGGCGACGGGTGTGCATCGATGGCAAGATCGTCGCGGTAGAGCAAAACGGGTGGATGGCGGTGCGAAAAGAGTCACGGGGGATGTTGGAGGTGTTGCGGGTGCTATAG
- a CDS encoding uncharacterized protein (ID:PFLUO_000853-T1.cds;~source:funannotate) codes for MLVTPRTYVAAQSEPCEGLLPRFYTLAGWRSSPANMLLVHQLGSVRVGEIIRYTVTYTPAADPIQPIPSQLHVRVKNTSAIPLRAAYLHGPYTLYTACYPAAFDPNHKYDRPEIEGSPQFEPYLKAGGNWDAVVKVPPTLQDEPARSVTWMIEIVSQVLFSSSAAVHFELLIGRDKKSLDLFGGPWTGGRGPAAKLHEHWSPETRGQQVRATKGVFSKSVLLRVDDTSSLWNTPPLPSAKEMATGTGPDKHVSDQSLTDTQEPENAGETSQKKKKVHLVVLTHGLHSNLGADMLYLKESIDAATRKVKEEKLRDSVEDENDEEIIVRGFSGNAVRTERGIQYLGKRLAKYVLLMTYPDQPYFPLKTSKSGPFSRPFTSRRKQTEQPLGPHRASEPNDPEYDDHPYQITSISFIGHSLGGLVQTYAIAYIRKHSPEFFECIRPINFIALATPFLGLSNENPMYVRFALDLGLVGRTGQDLGLSWTAPKARSGWGALIGGRGGEPSTDQNHADPGSKPLLRILPCGPAHEVLHKFQHRTIYSNVVNDGIVPLRTSCLLFLDWRGLDRVEKARRGNGLVGTMAEWGWAELTGANSKTPQVARSGGEAGVESEVDVNELSLSPSPNQFLASPELLSANGDAVEGESKENLGPLDSIFSLFRPKETKGPPSSKQTKIYTRSQTLGSIDSGQPPPIVRGSSLYENDGVHTPPRTTFFESAGDLLMPPLPPTEFILDPAARPRTIFHDRIYHPDDIPPPLAVKRRTLSFSPLQNKTKASAVPESTTQLPSGGSANGEHRESGLKVEEKIARAYHRDLPWRKVLVRLEPDAHNNIIVRRMFTNSYGWPVVKHLVDTHFGHAPVAELDDVLKQNMERAKSPNIGPTSSGDEIEGASDSLRSDTPVDKNCRTGQALGLDPHPDFEPSEESAFHGRSETFPFDESHETASDYGVSHPPEVWRQDSARWTDREVDEDDCESGFEETAFRWS; via the coding sequence ATGCTCGTCACGCCTCGAACTTACGTGGCCGCCCAGTCCGAGCCCTGTGAAGGCCTGCTGCCACGCTTTTACACTCTTGCGGGCTGGCGCTCTTCCCCCGCCAACATGCTGCTCGTCCACCAGCTGGGCAGCGTTCGCGTCGGCGAAATCATTCGGTACACCGTCACCTACACACCCGCCGCGGACCCGATCCAGCCCATCCCGTCGCAGCTCCATGTGCGTGTCAAGAACACCTCCGCCATCCCTCTGCGCGCCGCCTACCTCCACGGCCCCTACACGCTCTACACGGCCTGCTACCCCGCTGCCTTCGATCCCAACCACAAGTACGATCGCCCAGAGATCGAGGGAAGCCCGCAGTTCGAGCCGTACCTCAAGGCCGGCGGTAACTGGGACGCGGTCGTCAAGGTGCCGCCGACTCTCCAGGACGAGCCTGCCCGCAGCGTGACGTGGATGATCGAAATTGTCTCCCAGGTGCTTTTTTCAAGCAGCGCTGCCGTTCACTTCGAGTTGTTGATTGGCCGTGATAAGAAGTCCCTGGACCTCTTTGGCGGGCCGTGGACCGGTGGACGAGGCCCGGCAGCCAAGTTGCATGAACATTGGTCCCCTGAAACACGGGGACAGCAGGTGCGGGCGACCAAAGGTGTCTTCTCCAAGTCGGTCTTGCTACGCGTGGATGATACCAGCAGTCTGTGGAACACTCCACCGTTACCTTCGGCCAAGGAGATGGCCACGGGTACAGGGCCAGACAAACACGTTTCAGACCAATCCTTGACGGACACTCAGGAACCCGAGAACGCAGGGGAAACatcccaaaaaaagaagaaggtccATCTGGTTGTGTTGACGCATGGCCTACACAGTAACCTGGGTGCGGACATGCTATATCTGAAGGAGAGTATCGATGCCGCTACAAGGAAAgtcaaggaagaaaagcttCGTGATTCCGTTGAGGATGAAAATGACGAGGAAATTATTGTCCGAGGCTTCTCCGGCAACGCAGTGCGCACCGAGCGTGGCATCCAGTATCTTGGCAAACGTCTGGCCAAATATGTCTTGCTGATGACATACCCAGATCAGCCCTACTTCCCCCTGAAGACTTCCAAGTCTGGACCCTTCTCACGTCCGTTCACATCTCGCAGGAAACAGACCGAGCAGCCCCTGGGACCCCATCGGGCTTCTGAGCCCAATGATCCGGAGTATGACGATCACCCGTATCAGATCACCAGTATCAGCTTCATTGGCCACTCCTTGGGTGGGCTGGTTCAGACCTACGCCATTGCATATATTCGGAAACACTCTCCCGAGTTCTTTGAATGCATCCGGCCCATCAATTTCATTGCGTTGGCCACTCCCTTTCTAGGTCTTAGCAATGAGAATCCAATGTACGTTCGATTTGCCCTGgatctcggcctcgtcggccgcACCGGTCAAGATCTCGGGCTCAGCTGGACGGCACCAAAGGCCCGCAGTGGCTGGGGCGCCCTCATCGGAGGCCGAGGAGGGGAGCCGTCGACAGATCAAAACCATGCGGATCCCGGTTCCAAGCCGCTGCTACGAATTCTTCCCTGCGGCCCTGCCCACGAAGTTCTTCACAAGTTCCAGCACCGCACTATTTATTCAAACGTGGTCAATGACGGGATCGTCCCGCTTCGGACCTCCTGTCTGCTCTTTCTGGATTGGCGTGGCCTTGATCGGGTCGAGAAGGCACGGCGAGGCAATGGACTGGTTGGAACCATGGCCGAATGGGGCTGGGCTGAGTTGACAGGGGCAAATTCGAAAACCCCACAGGTCGCTCGCTCTGGCGGAGAGGCCGGTGTCGAGAGCGAGGTGGACGTCAATGAGCTCTCACTCTCCCCATCCCCTAACCAGTTCCTCGCCAGCCCCGAATTGTTGTCTGCCAACGGTGATGCCGTAGAGGGAGAATCCAAGGAAAATCTCGGTCCCTTGGacagcatcttctcccttTTTCGTCCGAAGGAGACAAAGGGTCCACCCAGCAGTAAGCAGACCAAGATTTACACACGTAGCCAGACCCTCGGCTCAATTGATTCTGGTCAACCGCCGCCTATCGTGCGCGGCAGCTCCTTATACGAAAATGACGGGGTCCACACCCCCCCTAGAACGACTTTCTTTGAGTCCGCAGGAGACCTGCTCATGCCGCCGCTGCCTCCTACGGAATTCATTCTTGACCCTGCGGCGCGTCCTCGCACGATTTTCCATGATCGCATCTACCATCCCGATGACATCCCACCCCCGCTAGCCGTCAAGCGGCGGACATTGAGCTTCAGCCCTTTGCAAAACAAGACGAAAGCAAGTGCAGTCCCAGAATCCACGACTCAACTGCCTTCTGGCGGTAGTGCTAATGGAGAGCACCGCGAGAGTGGCCTcaaggtggaggagaagatcgcgCGAGCCTATCACCGTGATCTCCCTTGGCGGAAAGTGCTCGTCCGTCTCGAACCAGATGCACACAATAACATCATTGTGCGCCGTATGTTCACCAATTCTTATGGGTGGCCGGTGGTAAAACACCTGGTGGACACCCACTTTGGCCATGCACCtgtcgccgagctggatgacGTGCTGAAACAGAATATGGAGCGGGCAAAATCACCAAACATTGGACCCACGAGCTCCGGGGACGAAATTGAAGGCGCGTCCGACTCTCTGCGATCTGACACGCCGGTTGATAAGAACTGCCGGACTGGACAGGCCTTGGGGCTGGATCCCCATCCAGATTTCGAGCCATCGGAGGAGTCCGCTTTTCATGGTCGATCGGAGACATTCCCGTTTGATGAATCTCACGAGACGGCCAGTGATTACGGCGTATCTCACCCGCCTGAGGTCTGGCGACAGGATTCGGCGCGGTGGACTGACCGGGAagtcgatgaggatgactGCGAGTCCGGCTTCGAGGAAACCGCCTTTCGCTGGTCCTAG
- a CDS encoding uncharacterized protein (ID:PFLUO_000854-T1.cds;~source:funannotate) → MVDHTPSLPDIHDFLVSLAFQAGDIISNALPDTSGTGLKKNSADLVTEYDRAVENMISTSLKERYPDYEFHGEETYDPARPLTDAPTFVVDPIDGTVNFVHSFPYACVSLGFAVGRIPTVGVVYNPSTQTLYSAIRGQGAFLNRKTPLPLKGGNTEPLTGLDNALIAVEWGSDRSGKNWDTKIRTFEKLGKSKENGGAMVRSMRSMGSAALNLCAVADGTLDLYWEGGCWAWDVCAGWVILTEAGGIMADGTPGEWEPRLDGRKYLAVRGAPNGSGQRELVEEFWSHVQGELEY, encoded by the exons ATGGTCGACCACACTCCAAGTCTGCCCGATATCCACGACTTTCTGGTGTCTCTTGCCTTCCAGGCGGGCGATATCATCTCCAACGCCCTTCCTGACACCAGTGGCACCggcttgaagaagaaca GCGCCGACCTGGTCACCGAGTATGACCGTGCGGTGGAGAATATGATCTCGACCTCCCTGAAGGAGCGGTATCCGGACTACGA ATTCCACGGCGAGGAAACATATGATCCGGCGCGTCCATTGACCGACGCCCCGACATTCGTTGTGGACCCAATCGACGGAACGGTCAACTTTGTACACAGCTTCCCCTACGCCTGCGTCTCACTGGGCTTTGCGGTGGGTCGAATACCCACAGTGGGTGTGGTGTACAACCCATCCACCCAGACGCTGTATTCTGCCATTCGGGGCCAGGGAGCCTTCCTCAACCGAAAGACTCCCTTGCCCCTGAAGGGCGGCAATACGGAACCCTTGACCGGCCTAGATAATGCGCTCATCGCCGTCGAATGGGGCTCTGATCGCAGTGGGAAGAACTGGGACACCAAAATCCGCACGTTTGAGAAACTGGGCAAATCCAAGGAAAATGGAGGAGCCATGGTTCGGTCAATGCGCAGCATGGGCTCTGCGGCGCTGAACCTGTGCGCCGTTGCGGATGGCACGCTGGACCTGTACTGGGAAGGCGGCTGCTGGGCGTGGGATGTCTGCGCCGGATGGGTCATCCTTACCGAGGCCGGGGGCATCATGGCAGACGGAACCCCCGGGGAGTGGGAGCCGCGCCTGGATGGGCGCAAGTACCTCGCTGTGCGCGGCGCTCCCAATGGCAGCGGACAGCGAGAGCTAGTGGAAGAGTTCTGGAGCCATGTACAGGGCGAACTAGAATATTGA
- a CDS encoding uncharacterized protein (ID:PFLUO_000855-T1.cds;~source:funannotate), with amino-acid sequence MPTELEELVEFLHHGNTQIRQIACENLVGFSTAQPDLFKRHQLLPVRDLKLLARDYSPIAKNALTMLINLAGDEEVLTNLVEDETFLETLLLKLTNVKEPNADEFTMLLANMAKSDRLQKLLTLKRKVPESVSSSENAIDQLMDCFVKGAEGALNKNATYDYLSYLFADLAQSEAGRSYFVTRQEYDGVVPVTKLTVFTEHQSNIRRKGVASTIKNVSFDVSSHPMLFAEDEVNLLPYLLLPITGPEEFSEEDSMEMLPDLQLLPPDKKRDQDPTIMTTHLETLLLLTTTREGRDKMRAVKVYPIVRECHQQVSDESVQEVCDRLVQVLMRDEEGEGDKTEGELAQAQAEVEGQPPAAADEDEKVVELF; translated from the exons atgccgaCCGAACTGGAGGAG CTGGTGgaattcctccaccacggcaACACCCAGATCAGACAGATCG CCTGCGAGAACCTCGTCGGGTTTTCCACCGCCCAGCCCGACCTGTTCAAGCGCCACCAGCTGCTGCCCGTGCGCGACCTTAAACTCCTGGCCCGTGACTACTCT CCGATCGCCAAGAATGCGCTGACCATGCTCATCAATCTTGCGGGTGATGAGGAGGTGCTGACCAACTTGGTCGAAGATGAGACGTTCCTGGAGACCTTGCTACTAAAGTTGACG AACGTTAAAGAGCCCAATGCCGACGAATTTACGATGCTCCtggccaacatggccaaGTCCGATCGACTACAGAAGTTGCTCACGCTGAAGCGCAAAGTCCCTGAATCCGTGTCGTCGTCCGAGAATGCCATCGACCAGCTGATGGATTGCTTTGTCAAGGGCGCCGAGGGAGCCCTCAACAAGAATGCCACCTACGACTATCTGTCCTACCTGTTTGCCGACCTGGCGCAATCGGAAGCGGGCCGATCCTATTTTGTCACGCGCCAGGAGTACGATGGGGTGGTTCCGGTCACCAAGCTGACCGTGTTCACCGAGCACCAAAGCAACATTCGTCGCAAGGGCGTGGCGTCCACCATCAAGAATGTCTCGTTCGATGTGTCTTCCCATCCCATGCTCTtcgccgaagacgaggtcAATCTCCTCCCATACCTCCTGCTCCCGATCACCGGACCCGAAGAGTTCTCGGAGGAAGACTCGATGGAGATGCTACCAGATCTGCAACTGCTGCCGCCGGACAAGAAGCGGGACCAGGACCccaccatcatgaccacccACCTGGAAacgctgctgctgctgaccacCACTCGAGAAGGACGCGACAAGATGCGGGCGGTAAAGGTGTATCCGATCGTCCGCGAATGCCACCAGCAGGTCTCGGACGAGAGTGTGCAGGAGGTGTGCGACCGGCTGGTGCAGGTGTTGAtgcgcgacgaggagggcgagggtgaCAAGaccgagggcgagctggcgcaggCGCAAGCAGAGGTCGAGGGGCAGCCaccagcggcggcggacgaggatgagaaggtgGTGGAGCTATTTTAG